A window of Candidatus Eisenbacteria bacterium genomic DNA:
GGATGCTTCGACATCCCGCCCTTCGACGCGACCAGGATGATGTCGTCGCCGTCGGCGAGGTAGAGGAGGGGGAGGGTGTGCAGGTTCCCGGACTTGCGCCCCTTCACGGTCACGAGACACACCGGCGCGCCGCCCCTGAACTTGCCGCCGAGCCATCCGCCCGTCGCACGGTAGGCCCACGTGTTGGCGGCGGACATGATCTTGATGAAGACGGTCGCCCAGCGCTCCTCGGTCGGCGTCCACGGCCTCGGTGCTGCCTTCGCCATGGGCGTCTTCTGCCACAGCTCGTCGCCGTGCTCCACCGCCGCCGGCCGATTGACTTCATGGCGAAGACGGACGAGTCGAGGGCATGCGAAGAGCTTTGGCTTCCGTCGTCGTCCTCGCCGGCCTCGCCGGGCCGGCGGCAGCGGAGCAATGGTCCGGGCCGCCGGTGCTCGTCACGAGCGGCGAGGCGTCGATCCGGGCGGTGCCGAACCAAGCCATGGTGAACGTCGCCACCGAGGGGCGCGCGCAGAACGCGAAGGACGCGCAGCGCGCGGACGCCGAGGCGATGGCCGCCGTCCGCAAGGCGCTGAAAGAGGCCGGCGTCCCCGACACGAGCGTGCGGACGCTCGCCTACGACCTGCAGCAGGAGTTCGACTACGTGAGCGGCAAGCAGACGCCGCGTGGCTACCTCGCCCGGCACACGATCGAGATCCGCGTCGACGACGTCGACAAGCTGGGCGATCTCATCTCCAAGGTCGTCGGCGCCGGCGGCGCATCGGTCGCCGGCATCCGGTTCGACGTGAAGGAGCGCGACCAGCTCGAGCGCGACGCGCTCCGCAAGGCGGTCGAGGACGCGCGCAGCCGGGCCGACGCGGCCGCGGCGGGCGCCGGCACGAGCGTCACGGGGCTCATCCGCATCGAGGAGCTGCGCATGCCCGAGCCCCGTCCCATGGTGATGGCGCGCGCCATGGCGGCCGAGCAGTCCGCGGTCGCGACGCCGATCGCGGCGGGCGAGCTCGAGATCCGCGCCGCCGTCACGCTGACGTCGGCGCTCAAGTGAGGACCCCATGGACGTCTCCCTCCAGCTGATCTTCCAGAACTACGGCGGCGCGCTCCCCGACGCCGAGCACGTGGCGTGGGAGACGCGCATCGCGGAGCTCGCCGAGCCGCTCGGCTTCGACAAGGTGTTCGTCGTCGAGCACCACTTCACCGACTACGCCGCGTGTCCCGACAACGCGCAGTTCCTGTCGTACCTGGCGGCACGCACGAAGCGCATCGGGCTCGGGACGGGCGCCTTCATCCTGCCGTGGAACACGCCGCTGCGCGTGGCGGAGAAGATCACGCTCCTCGACCACCTCTCGGGCGGCCGTGCCGTGCTCGGGCTCGGCCGCGGCCTCGCGCGCCGCGAGTACGACGGGTTCGGCATCGCCATGAAGGAGTCGCGCGACCGCTTCGACGAGGCGGCGCGCATGGTCCTGGACGCGACCGATCGGGGTTGGATCGAAGGGGCGGGCCCGTACTATCCGCAGGCCCGCACCGACATCCGCCCGCGTCCGCTGCGCGGCTTTCGTGACCGTCTCTACGCGATCGGCATGTCGCCGGAGTCGGTGGAGCAGGCGGCGCGCCTCGGCGCGCGGCTCGCGATCTTCTCGCAGATGCCCTGGGAGATGTGGGCGGGCACGGCGCTCGCGAGCTACCGCACCGTGTATACCGACACGCACGGCGGGACGCCGCCGCCGCCGATGACCTGCGACCTCATGTACTGCGCGCCCGACGACGCCGAGGCCGAGGCGACCGCGCGCGTGCACATGGCCGAGTACTATCTGTCGGTGCTCGATCACTACGAGATCCTCAGCAAGAACTTCGAGGGCGTACGCGGCTACGAGATGTACGCGCAGGCGGCGGAGATCCTCTCGTCGATGGGCAAGGAGGACCAGGCACAGAGCTACCTCTACGTGCAGAGCTGGGGCTCGCCGAAGACGATCCTCCACAAGCTCCACCAGCGGCGCGAGGTGGTCGGCGACTTCGAGCTCTCGGTGATCGCTCGCTACGGCGCGCTGCCGCCCGAGAAGGTCGACGCGAGCCTGCGCCTGTTCGCTCGCGAGGTGCTGCCCGAGCTGCACCGCTGGTGACGCGCGATCAGCCGGCCTCCACGCCGCGGTAGAGGTCCGAGTCCTTGTAGCGTCCGATCGCAAAGCGCGTGAGGACGCCGATCACCGCGCAGACCGGAACCGAGAGCAGCACGCCGACGAAGCCGAAGAGCGCGCCACCCGCGAACACCCCGAAGATGACCCAGAGCGGATGGAGTCCGATCCGCTCGCCGACCAGGCGCGGCACCAGCACGTAGTCGCTCACGATCTGACCGGCGAAGAAGATCGCGAGCACGATCGCGACGCGCATCCAGTCCGGCCAGAACTGGTAGAGCGCGACGCCGACCGACGAGGTCAACCCCACGATGAAGCCGAGATACGGGACGAACGACACCGCGCCCGCCGTGAGGCCGATCACGAGACCGAAGTCGAGCCCGACGGCCGAGAGCGCGATGCCGTAGAAGAGCGCGAGAAGGCCGCACACGGTGGCCGAGCCGCGCGCGAATCCGGCCAGCACCGTGTCGATGGCGCGGATCTGCGCGCGGATGGTCGGCGCGGACGCGCGCGGCAGCCAGTCGTCGATCTCGGCGACGATCTTCGGCCAGTCGCGCAAGAGGTAGAAGGCGACGAGCGGCGTGATGGCGAGGAGCGAGAGCACGTTCACGAGCGCGAGCCCTCGCCCGACGAGATCGCCCGCTATGCCGGGCAAGCGGTCGGTGGCCTTGTCGATCACCTGGGAGAGCGGCCCCGTGAGGTCGCCCGCCGGCGTCGCCTGGACGTCGGCGAGGACGCGGGCGACGAGCGGCTGCAGCCGGTCGCGCAGCGCGCCGAGGAGCTCGGGCACGTGGCGTGCGAAGTCGACCGTCTGTCCGATGATGGCCGGCAGGACCGTGATCAGCGCGACCACTCCCCCGAGGAACGCGCCCACGATGAGGAGCCCCGACGCCGCCGTGCGCGAGAGCCCGAGGCGCGCGAGCCACTCGACGACCGGGTCCAGGAGGTAGCCGAGCGCCATGCCGAGCACGAACGGCAACAGGATGGGGGACAGGAGCCAGAGCAGGAACGCCAGCCCCCCGAGCACGCCGAGCCAGAAGACCGTCTCTCGCCGCAGCGCCATGGCCCCACGCCTCATAGAAGAAGCGAGGTCGGGCGTCACCTGCCCGGTCCGGGGTCGCTTGGCGGCAGGGCCGCCGACGGCCAGAACACCGCGCGCATACCGACGACGGTCCCGGTGGGCCGAGGAGAAAACGATCGCCGCACACCGTCGAACCTGCTACCGTGGTCTTCATCGTGCTGGAGCCGGATCGCAGCATCCATGCGCCGTCGAAGCCCCGCCTGCGCGGTGTCCTCCACCACTACGCGTTCTTCGTCTCACTGGTGACGGGCGCCGTGCTGCTCGCGTTCGCGCCCGATCGCCGCGCGCTCGTCGCGGCCGGTGTCTACGGCGTCAGTCTCTCGGCGCTTCTCGGCGTGAGCGCACTCTACCACCGTCCGACCTGGTCGGTCCCGGCTCGGCGATGGATGGGACGGCTCGACCACTCGATGATCAGCGTGCTGATCGCGGGGACGTACACGCCCTTCGGCATGCTCGCGATCTCGGGCACCTTCGCGGCCCTCCTGCTCGGCGTCATCTGGGGCGGGGCGCTCGCGAGCATCGTCCTGCACGTGGTGTGGATCGACCTTCCGAAGTGGCTGAGCGCAAGCCTCTACGTCGTGCTGGGATGGGTGGGCATCGCGGCCATGCCCGACCTGGTCGACCACGCGGGTTGGACGGTGACGGCGCTGCTCGCGTCCGGCGGCATCCTCTACTCCGTGGGCGCGCTCGTCTATGCGCTCCGGCGCCCCGATCCCGTGCCGGCGGTCTTCGGCTACCACGAGGTCTTCCACGCGCTCGTGCTCGCCGCGGCGACGGCGCACTACGCGGCCGTGGCGCTCACCGTGCTGCCGGCGGGCTGATCCGCTCGAGCACCTGCCGCCGATCACGCCGGCTGGACGGGCTCGCCTCGAACTTGAGGTCGGGCGCGGCGGCCTGCTTGCCGAGGATGCGAGCCAGGGTCGCGCGAACGGTCGGCTCGTCGTCGTCGAAGTCGCCGTGATGTCGCGCGGCGGATGCCACGGGACTTCCCGGCGGCGCGTCGTTCGGCGCCTTCACCCAGTCGACGTTCGGGTTCACTCCGCCGAACAGCTTCGCCAGCTTCGGATCGCGCTCGACCCAGTGCTCCATGCCGAGCAGCGGCTCTCCCTGCTTGGACGTGAGCGGAATCCGCGGCACCGCCTCGAAGGCGTGCGACACGAGGTAGAGGAGGGACTTGTGGTAGATGCCCGCGCAGTCGTCGTCCTGCTCTATCTGGTCGGTGAGCGTGAACAGCGCGAAGCGCCGCAGTCGGCCGGCGTTGATGACCGGCATGTAGCACTCCGCGAAGAGCTGGGTCGTACACGCCGGCGCCCAGAGCGTGCACGTCTCGATCGTCGCCCCGAGGCCCGTCTGTCCGGCGAGTGGTCCCCTGGCGATCTTGCCGGCGGTCGCGAGGAGCGCGACGAGCGGGGCGTGGAAGATGCTGCCGGCGCTGTGGCCGGCGACGTGGATCTGGACGCCCGAATCCTTCGCGAGGCGCGCGACGAGCGTCGCCACGAGCCGTGCCCCGCCGTCGTCTCCGGTCGTGGCCGCGAGCCCGTTGTCCTTCATCTCGTCCCACACGAGCTTGCCGGTGCCGAGCCGCGCGATCGGCTCCAGCATGTCGTCGAGGCGATCGAGCATGAAGTCCTTCGCGGCGTCGAGAACGCCCTCGGGGCGGCGCTTCACGACGGCGTCCTTCAGTGCGCCCGTGAGGCTCGACCAGTAGTCGGTGTGCCACACGAAGGCGAGCGGATAGATCTCGTTCTCGAGCAGCGTTTCGCGCACGTCGGCGATCCGCTGGAGCGCGCCCGACTCGCCGACGAGCCCACCGTGGGCGTAGAGCAGGATGCGCTTTTGCTTCCAGCCTTTGGTGATGCGGGGGAAATCGCTGCGGAGCGTCGCCTCGACCGCCTCGCGGTTCTTGCCGTAGGTTCCGTCTTCGCGCAGCAGGCCGTACTCGCCGATGCTGATCACGTGCGGGCGCAGGTCGTTCGACGTGTAGCTCGAGCCCTGCGCGGACATGACCGAGCGCGCGCTGGCCGCATCGACCGCCGCGAGCGTCACCGGCACCCCGAGCCGGGCCACCCAGACGTCGGTACCGTTGGCGAGCCAGTCGTCGTACGAGATGTGGCAGAAGCCCTGGTGACCCCAGTCGGCGCCCCACGAGTTCTGGATCCAGAAGCCCCGGCGATCGTACGCGACCAGCGCGAACGCGTGCCCGCCTTCGTCCTTCTGCTCGAACGGGATGTGGCCGTCCGGTCCGACCTTGTCCCAGCCCGAATGCACCGACGCCGTCGCGTACAGGATGCCGACCTCGCTGATCGCCGCGTGCATCGCGACGAGGTCCTTGTGGTTCACGCGGAAGTAGGCGCCGAGCGGCCGCTCGCGCGCGTCGACGGCGCGCTTGTCGGTGAGGACGTTGGCCTGCGCGGCGCGGCCTCCCGGCGCCCACAGGGCCGCGTTGCACACCCCGTGCTTGTGCCAGCCCTTCATCGCGCCGCGCGCGCTCGAGCCTTCGTAGCTCTCGCCCGGCCACTCGTCGTACCGCTTCGCCATGGCGTAGAGCATCGACGGGCTGACGGCCGTCACGTCCGGAACGACCCTCCGCGTTCGAAGGAGGTAATGGACCGTGGTCGCGAGCCCGTAGCCGGTGCACGCACCTTCGCGCCCCTGGTCCAGGATCGGCACCTTCGCGGCGCGGTAGCGCACCAGTGGAATCTCGACCGGCACCTCGACCAGCGTCGGCGTGTACATGAGGTCGCGGAAGTCGAGGGTGTCCGGACGGGCGTCGCGACGGTAGTCCTTCAGCGACTTGCGACGGGTCTTTCGGTTGGTGGGCATGTCCGCCTCCTAGCTCGATCGCGACGGGCGCACCATGGCCGCCATCGAATGGCGCATGGCGTCCGCGCTGTCGTGACACTCGGGCTCCCGCCCCGCACAATGACCGTAGCGCGCAGGGAGGGGGGCAGGACGCCCAATGAAAAACACGCGCGCCATCTTCGCCACCGTGCTCCTCGCAGGAGCGTCGGTCCTCGTGTCGCCGGCCGGAGCCAAGCTGCTCCCATGTCCCGGCGGCCGCTACCTCGTCCTCGGCCAGCCGATCATGGGCGACGCCGACGCGCCGGGGGTCGACACCGTCGACATCGCCGGCCGCATGGTCGGGATCGCCAGCGGCTGCAGCGCCGTGAAGGCCAAGGTGCGCGCGACGCGCAGCGGAACCAAGATCGTCGCGCGCTGGCCCTCCTGCCAGGGCATGGCCGGGAAGGCGATGCTGAAGGGCACGATCGTCGAGCAGTGCCGGACCCTCAGCGCCGCCTTCAGCGTGCGCGCGATGGGCATGACGAAGCCGTTCATCGCCGCGCTCAGCATGTGCGGCGACGGCGTGTGGGACCCCGACGGCGGCGAGGAGTGCGACGGCGCGCTCGGCCCGTGCGGCGGCCTGTGCAACGCCTGTCGGTGCAGCGGGGGCGTCACGACGACCACGATCACCGACGTCACGACGACGACCGGCGCGACCACCACGACCGGCGCCACGACGACCACGACCACGGGCGGCACCACGACGACTGCTGGCGGCACGACCACGACCGTCGCGACGACGACCAGCGTGACGACCACCTCGTCGGCCGGCTCGACGAGCACGACGGTGACCACGACGACCCATGCGACGACGTCGACCACGGTCACGACCAGCACGACCGTCACCACCACGACGACGCCCGGCGGAACGACCTCGACGTCGACGAGCACCATGCCCGTCTTCACCACGACCACCACGTCGACGACGCTCATCGCCCCCGACCTCCTGCCGATCATGTTCTCGTGTCCTTTCCAGATGCCCGCGGGGTCGGCGGTGTTCATGGACTACACCGTGAAGAACCAGGGCCAGGCCACCGCGGTCGCTCCCTGGTTCGACTACATCCTCATCTCGACCGATCAGACGCTCGGCGGCGACACTGCGATCGGCGTCTACCAGCGCGCGAGCAACCTGGCCGCGGGCGGCAGCTACAGCGGCATGCCGACGGTGACGATGCCGAACGTGCCGCCGGGAACCTACTACATCTTCTTCCAGACCGACGGCGCGAACGCCGTCGCCGAGGGCGCCAACGAGGCGAACAACGTCGGCGGCGCCGTCCAGATCACGATCACGGCGCCCGACCTCACGCCCACCGCGTTCAGCGCCCCGGCGTCGGGCACGGCGGGGTCGCAGATCTCGGTCTCGTACACGGTGAAGAACCAGGGGACGGCGTCCGGCGCGGCGCCCTGGTCGGACCAGGTGTTCCTGTCGACCGACATGACCTTCGGCGGCGACACGCTCATCGGGTCGTTCTCGCGCGCCGTCGGCGTGGTGGCCAACGGCACCTACACCGACACGCAGAACGCGACGCTGCCGGTCGTCTCGCCGGGCACCTACTACCTCTTCTTCGTCGCCGACGGCATGAACCAGATGTACGAGGGCGGCCAGGAGGCCAACAACGTCCGCGGCCCCCTGACGATCACGGTCAACTGACCCGGCTTGCTCCGCTGCGCGGAGCCAGCATAAGGTCCCACCGGGCACGAGATCCGACGCTGCCCGTGGAGGCCGTCCTGCGATGCACGATGAGGTGCCTGGCCGTCAGGAGAACGGAATCGCCGGCGACGTCGCGTCGCCAGCGGACGTCGAGTCGTCGTCCGATCTGGTGGCCACGAGGCTCCTCGTGGCGCTCCGGTCGCGGGCCGGGCACATCCTCGTAACCGGCGAGGATGCGAAGTCGGCCGCGGCGCTCTTCACGGAGGTCGAGCGGCAGGTTCCCGTGTACTGCAGCGTGCGCGTCAACGGGCGGTCGCTGGATCCCGACGCCGTCGTCCTCGCGCTCTGGAAGTCGCGCGAGAGCGTCGATCCGTCGCTCAAGCGGCATCAGATGGTGCAGGTGCTCGTCGAAGACGCGCGCCTCGTCAAGCTGCCGATCTTCGTCGTCGTCATCGACGCCGACGCAGCGGACGCAGGACAGCTCGATGCCCTGCGCCGCGCGCTCGAGGGCGCGCCCGATGCGAACGAGGTCGTGCGCGTGATCCTGCTCGGCGGCCCCCGCGTGAGCGAGGTCCTGGCGCGCCCCGAGTCGCGCGCGCTCGCGACCCGCATCGTCGCGAGCGTGCACGTTCCGCCGGCCAGCGCCCGATCGGCTCCGGTTGCCGCGATCACGAACGTGTCCCCGCCGGTCGCGCAACCCGAGACCTCCCGCTTCCCGCTCGTGGCGGTCCTGGGTGCCACGGCGTTGCTGGCGGCCTGGCTCTTCCTGCGAACGGCCCCGGAGCGTTCCGTCGAGACTGCCCCGGTCGCCGACACGACGGTGGTGCAAGCTCCCCCGGCGCCCGAGCAGCCGCTCGCGGCCGCGCCGCCGGTGGTGCCCGAGGCGATCGCGCCTCCGCCGGCCGTCGCGCCCGCAGCGCCCGCGCCATCGGCAGCCGCCGCGCCAACGACCGCGACGCCACCGCCCGTCGCACCGGCAGCCGCACCTCCGAGCGAGGTCGCCACCGCTCCGAGCGCGCCCAAGTCGCGCGCTCTGCAGGTGGGCGCCTTCCTCTCCATCGAGCGCGCCGAGGCCCTGCGGGCGAAGCTGGCGCAGAAGTACAAGGACGTCTACGTCGCGCCCGTCGATCGGGACGGCAAGACCTTCTATCGTGTGAGGGTCGGAGGCCTCACGAGCGACGCCGACCTCGCGGCCGCCACGACGGCGCTGCGGGAGGCCGGCCTGACGCCCATCCGCGTCCCCAACCGAGCTACCTCGGACTGAGGACTAGCGGCCGCGCACTTGCGCGGATTTTCGTGCAAAAAATGTTTTACGGCCGGCGAGGGTTTGCGGTAGACCACCCCGGTGATGAAACGCTCGCCCGTAGTCCTTCTCTTCGCCGTCGCGCTCCTCGGGAGTACCCCCCAGCCGGTCCGGGCCGCCCTGCGGGCTCAGGCCGGCATCGGATTCGTCGCGGTCCTCGACACCACGCCCGGAACCGAGGTCGTGCTCCAGGACCGTCGCGGGCTCGAGGTGGGTCGTGGCACGACCGATGCCTTCGGCAGCTTCATCTTCCGCGAGCTCGCCCAGGGCGAGCAGTACACCGTCCGGGCCGGCGGCAGCTCGACCACCGCGAAGGTGCTCTCGTTCGACGACACGCCCGATCCGTCGCTCTACACCAGCCAGAGCCTCGGCGCGGGCCTGCAGTACATCCGGATGCGCGACGGGACGTTGCTCTCCGCCATGGTCCGCGCGCCGGCCGGTATGACGCTCGCCGATGGGCCGTTTCCCACCGTGGTCGAGTACTCGGGCTACGCGGTCGCCGACCCCGACGACGCCCACATGCAGGCGTCGTCGCTGATCGCGAGCGTGCTCGGCTTCGCGACCGTCGGCGTCAACATGCGCGGCTCGGGATGCTCGGGCGGCGTCATCGATCTCTTCGACCTTCCGACGACGGCCGACGGCTACGACGTCATCGAGGCCGTGGCGGCGCAGCCGTGGGTGCAGGGCGGCAAGGTCGGCATGATCGGCATCTCGTTTCCGGGCATCAGCCAGCTCTTCGTGGGCGGCGCACGCCCGCCGCACCTGGCGGCCCTCGCGCCGCTCTCGACCATCGCCGACATCTATCGGGCGCCGGGCTTCCCCGGTGGCATCTTCAACAACGGCTTCGCCGAGACCTGGCTCCGCGAGCGCAAGGACGACGCGGCACCCGCGCCGGCGGGCGGGCAGTCGTGGGCCATCAAGCGCGTCAACGACGGCGACCAGACGTGCCTCGCGAACCAGCGCCTGCGCCTCCAGACGCAGGACCCGGTCGAGGTGACGCGTGCGAACTCGTACTTCACGCCGTCGCTCATGGTGAACCGGTCGCCGATCAACTGGGTGGCGAAGATCGACGTGCCGATGTTCTACTCGAGCGCCTTCCAGGACGAGCAGACGGGCGGCGACTTCGCGTCGATGCTGTATCGCTTTCCCAAGCGGCCCGACGTGAAGATCACGGTGACGAACGGCGTGCACTCGAGCACGCTCGATCCCGAGACGCTGTGGAACTGGAACGCGTTCCTCGACATCTACGTCGCGAACCGCGTGCCCGACCCGTTCGTGCTCGGGCTGATCGCGCCGATCGTCTACCACGAGATCCTCGGCGCCGGGACGCCGACGCCGCCGCTGCCGGCCGTGAACCGCTTCGCCGGCATCACGAGCGTCGACGAGGCGCGGCAGCTCTTCGAAGCCGATCCGTACGTCCGCGTGATGATGGAGAACGGCGCGGGCTCGCCCATCGCGGGGCTGCCGGCGTCGACGTTCGAGCTCGGCTTCGACAAGTGGCCTCCGCGCCAGGTGCGCGCGACGACCTGGTACTTCGGACCGAACGGCACGCTCGGGCGCACGCGGCCGCGCGGCGGGGACGCCGGCGTCGACGTCTACTACCCCGATCCCGACGTGCGGCCTGCGCAGACGATCCCGGGGCAGGGACAGTCGGAGTCGTGGGAGATCATTCCGCCGTACGACTGGCGCCCGCTGGTCGATCGCACCGCGGTCGCCTACGCGACGGCGCCGCTCACGGACGACACGACGATCGTCGGTCCGGGGAGCGTCGATCTGTGGCTGCAGTCGACCGATGCGGACACCGACCTGCAGGTGACGCTGAGCGAGATCCGTCCCGACGGGCTCGAGACCTACGTGCAGAACGGCTGGCTCCGGGCGAGCCACCGCAAGCTCGGCCGCTCGTCGAAGCTCGAGCCGCGACCGACGCACCTCGAGAAGGACGCGAAGCCGCTCCCGCCGCACGAGTTCGTGAAGACGCGCGTCGGCCTGTTCGCGTCCTCGCACGTGTTCCGCAAGGGCTCGCGGATCCGCATCAGCATCGAGGCGCCGGGCGGCGATCGGACGCGCTGGCGCTTCGACACACCGGCCACCGGCGGCCACGTTCGCAACGAGATCTCGCGCATCGGTGCGCGGGCGTCGCGTCTCGTCCTTCCGGTGGTTCCCGGAGTGGAGGTCCCCCAGACACTCCCGCCCTGCCCGGGGCTGCGCGGACAGCCGTGCCGGACGTACGTGCCGGCGTGGAACGGGGGCTAGGACGCGAAGCGCGCGCCCCGGAAGTTGCCGCAGAGGCGGACGGCGCCGGAGTTCACCAGCTCGACGACGATGCTGATCGTCTCGGCCTCGCTCCCGGTGTGTCGTCCGACGGTGGTCACCAGCTCCAGCAGGGTCACGGCGTTCGACATGCTGCCTCCTTGCCCTCCCTACGCGCGAGGCCGGGGGCCGGATGCGGGGCGGGATTTCCGCTTGAAACGGTTCCCCGGCGCTGTCAGGACCCGCGCATGGCGACGACCGAGGCGATCCCGCCGGGATTCGACCTGGACGGCCACGTCCGGCGGATCGAGGAAGAGGGCTTCACGATCATT
This region includes:
- a CDS encoding nitroreductase family deazaflavin-dependent oxidoreductase codes for the protein MAKAAPRPWTPTEERWATVFIKIMSAANTWAYRATGGWLGGKFRGGAPVCLVTVKGRKSGNLHTLPLLYLADGDDIILVASKGGMSKHPVWYLNLEANPRCEVEIGRERRTMVSRRVSPEEKKALWPRLCAMYPDYDDYQARTTRDIPVLRLSPA
- a CDS encoding LLM class flavin-dependent oxidoreductase; translated protein: MDVSLQLIFQNYGGALPDAEHVAWETRIAELAEPLGFDKVFVVEHHFTDYAACPDNAQFLSYLAARTKRIGLGTGAFILPWNTPLRVAEKITLLDHLSGGRAVLGLGRGLARREYDGFGIAMKESRDRFDEAARMVLDATDRGWIEGAGPYYPQARTDIRPRPLRGFRDRLYAIGMSPESVEQAARLGARLAIFSQMPWEMWAGTALASYRTVYTDTHGGTPPPPMTCDLMYCAPDDAEAEATARVHMAEYYLSVLDHYEILSKNFEGVRGYEMYAQAAEILSSMGKEDQAQSYLYVQSWGSPKTILHKLHQRREVVGDFELSVIARYGALPPEKVDASLRLFAREVLPELHRW
- a CDS encoding C1 family peptidase, with translation MPTNRKTRRKSLKDYRRDARPDTLDFRDLMYTPTLVEVPVEIPLVRYRAAKVPILDQGREGACTGYGLATTVHYLLRTRRVVPDVTAVSPSMLYAMAKRYDEWPGESYEGSSARGAMKGWHKHGVCNAALWAPGGRAAQANVLTDKRAVDARERPLGAYFRVNHKDLVAMHAAISEVGILYATASVHSGWDKVGPDGHIPFEQKDEGGHAFALVAYDRRGFWIQNSWGADWGHQGFCHISYDDWLANGTDVWVARLGVPVTLAAVDAASARSVMSAQGSSYTSNDLRPHVISIGEYGLLREDGTYGKNREAVEATLRSDFPRITKGWKQKRILLYAHGGLVGESGALQRIADVRETLLENEIYPLAFVWHTDYWSSLTGALKDAVVKRRPEGVLDAAKDFMLDRLDDMLEPIARLGTGKLVWDEMKDNGLAATTGDDGGARLVATLVARLAKDSGVQIHVAGHSAGSIFHAPLVALLATAGKIARGPLAGQTGLGATIETCTLWAPACTTQLFAECYMPVINAGRLRRFALFTLTDQIEQDDDCAGIYHKSLLYLVSHAFEAVPRIPLTSKQGEPLLGMEHWVERDPKLAKLFGGVNPNVDWVKAPNDAPPGSPVASAARHHGDFDDDEPTVRATLARILGKQAAAPDLKFEASPSSRRDRRQVLERISPPAAR
- a CDS encoding SPOR domain-containing protein codes for the protein MHDEVPGRQENGIAGDVASPADVESSSDLVATRLLVALRSRAGHILVTGEDAKSAAALFTEVERQVPVYCSVRVNGRSLDPDAVVLALWKSRESVDPSLKRHQMVQVLVEDARLVKLPIFVVVIDADAADAGQLDALRRALEGAPDANEVVRVILLGGPRVSEVLARPESRALATRIVASVHVPPASARSAPVAAITNVSPPVAQPETSRFPLVAVLGATALLAAWLFLRTAPERSVETAPVADTTVVQAPPAPEQPLAAAPPVVPEAIAPPPAVAPAAPAPSAAAAPTTATPPPVAPAAAPPSEVATAPSAPKSRALQVGAFLSIERAEALRAKLAQKYKDVYVAPVDRDGKTFYRVRVGGLTSDADLAAATTALREAGLTPIRVPNRATSD
- a CDS encoding hemolysin III family protein, translating into MVFIVLEPDRSIHAPSKPRLRGVLHHYAFFVSLVTGAVLLAFAPDRRALVAAGVYGVSLSALLGVSALYHRPTWSVPARRWMGRLDHSMISVLIAGTYTPFGMLAISGTFAALLLGVIWGGALASIVLHVVWIDLPKWLSASLYVVLGWVGIAAMPDLVDHAGWTVTALLASGGILYSVGALVYALRRPDPVPAVFGYHEVFHALVLAAATAHYAAVALTVLPAG
- a CDS encoding AI-2E family transporter codes for the protein MALRRETVFWLGVLGGLAFLLWLLSPILLPFVLGMALGYLLDPVVEWLARLGLSRTAASGLLIVGAFLGGVVALITVLPAIIGQTVDFARHVPELLGALRDRLQPLVARVLADVQATPAGDLTGPLSQVIDKATDRLPGIAGDLVGRGLALVNVLSLLAITPLVAFYLLRDWPKIVAEIDDWLPRASAPTIRAQIRAIDTVLAGFARGSATVCGLLALFYGIALSAVGLDFGLVIGLTAGAVSFVPYLGFIVGLTSSVGVALYQFWPDWMRVAIVLAIFFAGQIVSDYVLVPRLVGERIGLHPLWVIFGVFAGGALFGFVGVLLSVPVCAVIGVLTRFAIGRYKDSDLYRGVEAG
- a CDS encoding CARDB domain-containing protein codes for the protein MKNTRAIFATVLLAGASVLVSPAGAKLLPCPGGRYLVLGQPIMGDADAPGVDTVDIAGRMVGIASGCSAVKAKVRATRSGTKIVARWPSCQGMAGKAMLKGTIVEQCRTLSAAFSVRAMGMTKPFIAALSMCGDGVWDPDGGEECDGALGPCGGLCNACRCSGGVTTTTITDVTTTTGATTTTGATTTTTTGGTTTTAGGTTTTVATTTSVTTTSSAGSTSTTVTTTTHATTSTTVTTSTTVTTTTTPGGTTSTSTSTMPVFTTTTTSTTLIAPDLLPIMFSCPFQMPAGSAVFMDYTVKNQGQATAVAPWFDYILISTDQTLGGDTAIGVYQRASNLAAGGSYSGMPTVTMPNVPPGTYYIFFQTDGANAVAEGANEANNVGGAVQITITAPDLTPTAFSAPASGTAGSQISVSYTVKNQGTASGAAPWSDQVFLSTDMTFGGDTLIGSFSRAVGVVANGTYTDTQNATLPVVSPGTYYLFFVADGMNQMYEGGQEANNVRGPLTITVN
- a CDS encoding SIMPL domain-containing protein (The SIMPL domain is named for its presence in mouse protein SIMPL (signalling molecule that associates with mouse pelle-like kinase). Bacterial member BP26, from Brucella, was shown to assemble into a channel-like structure, while YggE from E. coli has been associated with resistance to oxidative stress.), translated to MRRALASVVVLAGLAGPAAAEQWSGPPVLVTSGEASIRAVPNQAMVNVATEGRAQNAKDAQRADAEAMAAVRKALKEAGVPDTSVRTLAYDLQQEFDYVSGKQTPRGYLARHTIEIRVDDVDKLGDLISKVVGAGGASVAGIRFDVKERDQLERDALRKAVEDARSRADAAAAGAGTSVTGLIRIEELRMPEPRPMVMARAMAAEQSAVATPIAAGELEIRAAVTLTSALK